Proteins co-encoded in one Chitinophagales bacterium genomic window:
- a CDS encoding MarR family transcriptional regulator: MNIEQAIQQRHFKSEYQKAHINILFTAAWLSQEVTQSLKEYDITWQQFNILRIIKGQHPKAVTVKLLQKRMIDKMSNASRLVEKLRKKNLVIRQECPKDRRRVDIVLTAEGMTLLELASAAIDEHLTQHLQNLSIEEAQTLNGLLDKMRGTSGE, from the coding sequence ATGAACATTGAACAAGCAATACAACAACGGCACTTCAAAAGTGAATATCAAAAAGCACATATCAACATTCTGTTCACTGCTGCATGGCTTTCACAAGAAGTCACACAATCGCTCAAAGAATATGACATTACTTGGCAACAATTCAACATTTTGCGAATAATCAAAGGGCAACATCCGAAAGCGGTCACGGTTAAACTTCTGCAAAAAAGGATGATTGATAAAATGTCAAATGCTTCGAGGTTGGTGGAAAAACTTCGGAAAAAAAACTTGGTGATTCGCCAAGAATGTCCAAAAGACCGCAGAAGAGTGGACATAGTGTTGACCGCAGAAGGTATGACACTGCTTGAATTGGCATCTGCTGCAATTGACGAACATCTGACTCAACATTTACAAAACCTAAGCATTGAAGAAGCCCAAACATTGAATGGCTTACTTGACAAAATGAGAGGTACATCAGGCGAATAA
- a CDS encoding YceI family protein, translating into MKNTFAFSILLTLFTFLGSSYTTPTESTSYAVDTEASEVVWKGYKVLGSHTGTIAVKNGNLEFTEGALTGGSFEIDMTSISCSDLEGEWADKLVGHLSSDDFFGVATYPTAKFVITSVVSRGTEGDYKIIGDLTIKETTKSIKLKAQLTEGEEGEMTATTDATIDRSDFNVKYGSGSFFDGLGDKTIYDEFDLSIKLVATK; encoded by the coding sequence ATGAAAAACACATTTGCATTCAGCATTTTATTGACTCTTTTCACATTTTTGGGTTCTTCTTACACCACCCCAACCGAATCTACAAGCTATGCCGTAGATACCGAAGCAAGCGAAGTAGTGTGGAAAGGGTATAAAGTTTTGGGTTCTCACACAGGAACCATTGCAGTAAAAAACGGTAATCTCGAATTTACCGAAGGGGCATTGACCGGTGGCAGCTTTGAAATTGATATGACAAGTATCTCTTGTTCTGATTTGGAAGGAGAATGGGCAGACAAATTGGTAGGTCATTTATCATCTGACGACTTTTTTGGTGTAGCCACTTATCCTACTGCTAAATTTGTGATTACCAGCGTTGTTTCAAGAGGTACAGAAGGCGATTACAAAATAATCGGTGACCTGACCATCAAAGAAACCACCAAATCAATTAAACTAAAAGCTCAATTAACCGAAGGAGAGGAAGGCGAAATGACTGCAACAACAGATGCAACTATTGACCGTTCTGACTTCAATGTAAAATACGGTTCAGGCAGCTTTTTTGACGGATTGGGCGACAAAACCATTTACGACGAATTTGATTTGAGTATCAAATTGGTGGCAACTAAATAA
- a CDS encoding redoxin domain-containing protein: MAIQVGDKAPNFTLYNTEKKEVSLADYKGKNLVILFFPLAFTGVCTTELCSVSGGLDFYNNANAEVIGISVDSLFTLEKFKAENDINFPLLSDFNKSTATAYDTIYEEFVLGMKGVAKRSAFVVDSSGVVQYAEVLASAGDLPNFDAIQSTLSNL; the protein is encoded by the coding sequence ATGGCTATACAAGTTGGCGATAAAGCCCCTAATTTTACATTATACAATACCGAGAAGAAAGAAGTATCTCTTGCTGATTACAAAGGCAAAAACTTGGTAATTTTGTTCTTCCCATTGGCATTCACAGGTGTATGTACTACTGAATTGTGTTCTGTTAGCGGAGGATTGGATTTTTACAACAATGCCAATGCCGAGGTAATAGGCATTTCTGTAGATTCACTGTTCACCTTAGAAAAATTCAAAGCCGAAAACGACATCAATTTCCCACTTTTGTCTGACTTCAACAAAAGCACTGCAACGGCTTACGATACCATTTATGAAGAATTTGTATTGGGTATGAAAGGTGTTGCCAAACGTTCTGCCTTTGTAGTAGATAGCAGCGGAGTCGTTCAATATGCTGAGGTATTGGCTTCGGCGGGCGATTTGCCAAACTTTGATGCAATTCAATCAACATTAAGCAATTTATAA
- a CDS encoding toxin-antitoxin system YwqK family antitoxin encodes MKNNLIISFCLVISLLTACGGGSNTAAPKPAAVQAGDYALTPYSGMAGMQKAVKVGAQENIEEEGDLLNGQREGTWATYHKGVKSHLLESVTNYRNGVKHGLFLVMDDRGNITEKGFYVNGNLEGRVFVYDRGRISEETDYKNGQIDGERKRYYSNLQLQEAGTFKNGKRDGYARWYDQDGNVTIEYQYKNGEKIGQNTATGTKPAKEEGGK; translated from the coding sequence ATGAAAAATAATTTAATTATAAGTTTCTGTTTGGTTATAAGCTTACTAACCGCCTGCGGAGGAGGATCGAACACTGCTGCCCCAAAACCCGCTGCAGTTCAGGCAGGTGATTATGCACTAACTCCCTATTCAGGCATGGCGGGTATGCAGAAAGCCGTCAAGGTGGGTGCTCAGGAAAACATTGAAGAAGAAGGAGATCTACTCAATGGTCAACGTGAAGGCACTTGGGCAACATACCACAAAGGTGTGAAAAGTCATTTGCTCGAAAGTGTTACCAATTATAGAAATGGAGTGAAGCACGGACTTTTCTTAGTAATGGATGACAGAGGAAATATCACCGAAAAAGGTTTTTATGTAAACGGCAACTTGGAAGGTCGTGTCTTTGTGTATGACAGAGGACGTATCAGCGAAGAAACCGATTATAAAAATGGCCAGATTGATGGAGAACGCAAACGCTACTACAGCAATTTGCAGCTTCAAGAAGCGGGTACTTTCAAAAATGGTAAAAGAGATGGTTACGCTCGTTGGTATGATCAAGATGGAAATGTGACCATTGAATACCAATACAAAAACGGTGAAAAAATAGGACAAAATACGGCAACGGGTACAAAACCTGCCAAAGAAGAAGGTGGCAAGTAG
- a CDS encoding S41 family peptidase has translation MPLIFAVVLILGMQLGFKMYEKLHGQAPKMTNMSGISELQEVFNYIDAKYVDGVNDGKLAESAIEAALKELDPHSNYISPEDLQAVNEDLQGNFEGIGVEFSIVNDTIMVVTAIAGGPSDKLGIQSGDQIVAIEDSTIAGIGMTNDRVVKKLRGNKGTSVNVSIKRKGVNDLLKFDIERDDIPLYSVDVSYMMDNETGYVKINRFSRDTYNEFMDALSVLKEKGMGKLILDLRQNPGGYLTAAVDIADEFIDGQKLLVYMQGQHYKRKEYRAKRAGLFESGDLVVLVDEGSASASEIVSGAVQDWDRGMILGRRSFGKGLVQEQYDLSNGGALRLTVARYYTPTGRSIQKSYEGGVDAYRNEIVERYEHGELQSADSVKVQNDSLVFKTLIDKRTVYGGGGIMPDTFVPLDTAQNEVFVIEVRSKIPEFAYEHFSNNQSYYRAFKSVSEYRSNYSVDEALYATFKRYIKESKLESDYDELAMNRDKEMFKTYIKAYIARQLWHNDGFYPIVHELDETLKEAYQKIHGTEMASYGF, from the coding sequence ATGCCCTTGATATTTGCCGTTGTGTTGATATTGGGGATGCAGTTGGGCTTCAAAATGTATGAAAAACTGCACGGGCAAGCTCCAAAAATGACCAACATGAGTGGTATTTCTGAATTGCAGGAGGTGTTCAATTACATAGATGCTAAATATGTAGATGGTGTGAACGATGGAAAGTTGGCGGAGTCTGCGATTGAAGCGGCATTGAAGGAGTTGGATCCTCACTCCAACTACATTTCACCCGAAGATTTGCAGGCGGTCAATGAGGATTTGCAGGGGAATTTTGAAGGAATTGGCGTAGAGTTTTCGATTGTAAATGATACCATAATGGTGGTAACGGCTATTGCAGGTGGACCTTCTGACAAATTGGGGATTCAATCGGGCGACCAGATTGTTGCGATTGAAGACAGTACGATTGCAGGGATTGGCATGACGAATGATAGAGTGGTCAAAAAACTGCGGGGTAATAAAGGTACGAGCGTAAATGTGAGCATCAAACGAAAGGGAGTCAATGATTTGTTGAAGTTTGACATCGAGCGAGACGACATTCCTTTGTACAGTGTGGATGTGAGTTATATGATGGACAACGAAACGGGTTATGTCAAAATCAACCGCTTTAGTCGAGATACCTACAATGAGTTTATGGATGCACTGTCGGTATTGAAGGAAAAGGGCATGGGAAAATTGATTTTGGACCTTCGCCAAAATCCTGGGGGGTACTTAACTGCTGCGGTGGACATTGCAGATGAATTTATTGACGGTCAAAAACTGCTGGTATATATGCAGGGACAACACTACAAGCGCAAGGAATACCGAGCAAAGCGAGCGGGATTGTTTGAGAGTGGTGATTTGGTGGTCTTGGTGGATGAAGGATCGGCTTCGGCAAGTGAAATCGTGTCGGGGGCGGTGCAGGATTGGGATAGAGGGATGATTTTGGGGCGACGTTCGTTTGGCAAAGGTTTGGTGCAGGAACAGTACGACCTTTCTAATGGCGGCGCACTCCGATTGACCGTGGCTCGCTACTATACGCCTACGGGTAGAAGTATTCAAAAGTCGTATGAGGGAGGTGTGGATGCTTACCGCAATGAAATCGTGGAACGTTATGAACATGGCGAATTGCAGAGTGCTGACAGTGTGAAGGTTCAGAATGATTCTTTGGTCTTCAAAACCTTGATTGACAAGCGCACAGTGTATGGCGGTGGAGGCATCATGCCTGATACTTTTGTGCCTTTGGATACTGCTCAAAACGAGGTATTTGTGATTGAAGTGCGGAGTAAAATTCCCGAATTTGCCTACGAACATTTCAGTAACAACCAATCTTACTACCGTGCTTTCAAATCGGTGAGTGAATACCGCAGCAATTATAGCGTTGACGAGGCTTTGTACGCTACGTTCAAAAGGTATATCAAGGAATCAAAATTGGAGTCGGATTATGATGAACTGGCGATGAATCGGGATAAGGAAATGTTCAAAACGTATATTAAAGCCTACATTGCCCGTCAGTTGTGGCACAACGATGGTTTCTATCCGATTGTGCATGAACTGGACGAAACGCTGAAAGAGGCTTACCAAAAAATTCACGGTACGGAAATGGCGAGTTATGGGTTTTGA
- a CDS encoding carboxypeptidase-like regulatory domain-containing protein, whose amino-acid sequence MSFFKNKMRPLEIPNPCEESWSEMTPVEQGKFCNSCQKCVTDFTSMTTAEIKAYFQEKQGAVCGRIGVKQLEALNQSLQSVSSWHKWKLAAATLTGLTLAVPSMGQTTSDVPSKPVQKIEYKGYFHAPEQVEKVQVEVEEKQKQAEKWIVGKIVDADTKETVPFVNVHIVGTDIGTTCDFDGIFSLTLNEEKFFYDAPIILRFESIGYETRDLELKKMPNQELEVAIYLDPIMMGDMISYRKPNIFSRTWFGIKNIFRKKH is encoded by the coding sequence ATGTCTTTCTTCAAAAACAAAATGCGTCCTTTAGAAATACCCAACCCTTGCGAAGAGTCATGGTCTGAAATGACCCCTGTTGAGCAAGGCAAATTCTGCAACAGTTGCCAAAAATGTGTAACCGACTTCACTTCAATGACTACAGCCGAAATAAAGGCTTACTTTCAAGAGAAGCAGGGTGCTGTTTGCGGTAGAATTGGTGTAAAACAGTTGGAAGCCCTCAATCAATCCCTTCAATCGGTTTCGTCTTGGCACAAGTGGAAATTGGCTGCGGCAACTTTGACGGGTCTGACTTTGGCCGTCCCTTCAATGGGACAAACGACAAGTGATGTTCCTTCAAAACCAGTGCAAAAAATCGAGTATAAAGGTTATTTTCATGCGCCTGAACAAGTGGAGAAAGTGCAGGTGGAGGTTGAAGAGAAGCAAAAACAGGCAGAAAAGTGGATTGTCGGGAAAATCGTGGATGCTGATACAAAGGAGACAGTGCCTTTTGTAAACGTTCACATAGTAGGAACAGATATTGGAACTACTTGCGATTTTGATGGGATATTTTCATTGACATTGAACGAGGAGAAGTTTTTCTATGATGCTCCAATCATTCTTCGTTTTGAATCTATTGGGTACGAAACTAGAGATTTAGAACTTAAAAAAATGCCCAATCAAGAATTAGAAGTGGCAATTTATTTAGACCCTATAATGATGGGTGATATGATTTCTTACAGAAAACCCAATATTTTCTCCCGCACTTGGTTCGGCATCAAAAACATATTTCGCAAAAAACATTAA
- the thrA gene encoding bifunctional aspartate kinase/homoserine dehydrogenase I produces the protein MIVLKFGGTSVANADRIKQVKTIIQNTLERSETIVVVVSALGGSTDALLDMATMAAAGNEEFREQIDELRYRHRRAAEGLFSDKGLRNFLPFLKAQTRNLENMLQGLYLIKELSPRIKDYVASFGELLSSYMIAHFLQETMGSTTFLDSRSIIKTDSDFTNAKVDFDQTNANIQSAIGDKKGVFVMGGFIASNDKNITTTLGRGGSDYTASIMAAGLGAGELEIWTDVDGVMTADPRKVKKAFSLQEMTYEEALEMSHFGAKVIHPPTVQPALDKRIPIRIRNTFNPTFSGTLIGFTSKDKRPVKGISSIGNVALISVEGSGLIGVTGMAGRLFTVLAQHNINIILITQASSEHSICFAVKPIQADAAKKAIETAFAYEMRLHQIDEVKVEKNLCIVAVIGSNMKNTIGIAGRMFSALAKNGINARAIAQGSSELNISVVVSQEDDAKTLNALHSAFFLSDTKSIHLFLVGTGLIGATLVQQIQRQATYLRNTQSIELKLAAATNTRKMLFDEEGIEFANWQEHLQEMGEKADLNGFVQQMIAMNLPNSIFIDCTASPNPIQHYKTILGASVSIVTPNKIANSSQYNNYVEYKALANKYGVQFLYETNVGAGLPVISTLGDLLKSGDKVLQIEAVLSGSLSFIFNSFVGDAVFTEVVREAKERGYTEPDPRDDLSGKDVARKALILAREIGMEIEMEEIEVENILPQACVDAVTVPEFFEALEENEAHFSNMRDVAAKEGKVLRFLATITEEGAKVSLKSVDSSNPFYGLSGSDNMIVFTTERYKERPLVVKGPGAGAEVTAAGVFAEIIAISNYLS, from the coding sequence ATGATAGTCTTAAAATTTGGAGGCACTTCGGTTGCCAATGCAGATAGAATCAAACAGGTCAAAACAATCATTCAGAACACCTTAGAGCGAAGTGAAACCATTGTAGTCGTTGTATCTGCTTTGGGTGGTTCAACGGATGCATTGTTGGATATGGCAACGATGGCAGCCGCAGGAAATGAGGAGTTTAGAGAGCAAATTGACGAACTACGGTACCGACATCGAAGAGCAGCCGAAGGTTTGTTTTCTGATAAAGGTTTGCGAAATTTCTTGCCCTTTTTGAAGGCACAGACCCGCAATCTCGAAAATATGTTGCAGGGCTTGTACCTCATCAAAGAGCTTTCCCCACGCATCAAAGACTATGTGGCAAGTTTTGGTGAGTTGCTTTCTTCCTACATGATTGCCCACTTTTTGCAGGAAACGATGGGCAGTACTACTTTTTTGGACAGCCGCAGCATCATCAAAACCGATAGCGACTTTACGAATGCCAAAGTAGATTTTGACCAAACCAATGCCAATATTCAATCGGCAATTGGCGACAAAAAAGGCGTGTTTGTAATGGGCGGTTTCATTGCCTCCAACGACAAAAACATCACTACAACCCTTGGCAGAGGCGGTTCAGACTATACAGCTTCCATCATGGCAGCAGGCTTGGGGGCAGGCGAATTGGAAATCTGGACGGATGTGGACGGTGTGATGACCGCCGACCCTCGAAAGGTGAAAAAAGCATTTTCGCTACAAGAAATGACCTATGAGGAGGCACTCGAAATGTCGCATTTTGGCGCAAAGGTAATCCATCCTCCAACAGTTCAACCTGCTCTCGACAAACGCATTCCGATTCGGATTCGCAATACCTTCAATCCTACTTTCTCTGGTACTTTGATTGGCTTCACTTCAAAAGACAAACGACCCGTCAAAGGAATTTCGTCTATCGGCAATGTGGCTTTGATAAGTGTGGAAGGAAGCGGATTGATTGGGGTGACAGGCATGGCAGGGCGTTTGTTCACCGTTTTGGCGCAGCACAACATCAACATCATTTTGATTACCCAAGCATCTTCCGAACATTCTATTTGTTTTGCTGTCAAGCCAATACAAGCAGATGCTGCAAAAAAAGCCATTGAAACGGCTTTTGCTTATGAAATGCGCTTGCATCAAATTGACGAGGTGAAAGTGGAAAAGAATTTGTGTATTGTAGCGGTTATTGGCTCCAATATGAAAAATACCATTGGCATAGCAGGGCGTATGTTTTCGGCATTGGCCAAAAACGGTATCAACGCACGAGCGATTGCACAGGGTTCTTCGGAGTTGAACATTTCAGTGGTCGTTTCGCAAGAAGACGATGCCAAGACTCTCAACGCTTTACACAGTGCCTTCTTTTTATCGGATACCAAATCCATTCACCTATTTTTGGTCGGAACGGGTTTGATTGGCGCAACACTTGTGCAGCAAATCCAACGACAAGCAACTTACTTACGCAATACGCAATCCATCGAATTGAAGTTGGCAGCAGCGACCAATACCCGCAAAATGTTGTTTGACGAGGAAGGAATTGAGTTTGCCAATTGGCAGGAGCATTTGCAGGAAATGGGTGAAAAAGCGGATTTGAATGGCTTTGTTCAACAGATGATTGCGATGAATTTGCCCAACAGCATTTTCATTGACTGTACTGCAAGCCCCAACCCGATTCAGCACTACAAAACCATTTTGGGTGCAAGTGTTTCGATTGTCACTCCCAACAAAATCGCCAATTCAAGCCAATACAACAACTATGTAGAATACAAGGCGTTGGCGAACAAGTATGGTGTTCAGTTTTTGTACGAAACCAATGTGGGCGCAGGTTTACCTGTTATTAGCACTTTGGGTGATTTGTTGAAAAGCGGCGACAAGGTGCTGCAAATTGAAGCTGTATTATCTGGTTCTCTTTCGTTTATCTTCAATTCGTTTGTGGGAGATGCCGTATTTACTGAAGTCGTCAGAGAAGCCAAAGAACGTGGTTATACCGAACCCGATCCACGAGATGATTTGAGTGGTAAGGATGTGGCGAGAAAAGCCCTTATCTTAGCACGTGAAATTGGGATGGAAATCGAAATGGAGGAGATTGAAGTAGAGAATATTTTGCCGCAAGCCTGTGTTGATGCGGTGACGGTGCCAGAATTTTTTGAAGCGTTGGAGGAAAATGAAGCTCATTTTTCTAATATGCGGGATGTTGCTGCAAAGGAAGGGAAAGTACTCCGATTTTTGGCGACTATCACCGAAGAGGGCGCAAAGGTTTCTCTGAAATCAGTCGACAGCAGCAATCCTTTTTACGGTCTTTCGGGTAGCGACAACATGATTGTGTTCACCACTGAACGCTACAAGGAGCGTCCGCTTGTGGTGAAAGGGCCTGGTGCGGGTGCGGAAGTGACTGCTGCGGGGGTTTTTGCGGAGATTATCGCTATTAGTAATTATCTATCATAA
- a CDS encoding homoserine kinase codes for MVTAYAPASIANVSCGFDVLGLAVDAPGDEVSVQFNEIGEVRIVEITGDEGKLPFEVELNTASKAVLSLVQHLNYEKGIDIIIHKKMPFGSGLGSSAASAVAAVVAANHLIGMPLTKKELLDFAIDGEAVASGARHADNVAPCLLGGVVLIRSYAPIDIIELPVPDSLYCTVVHPHVEILTKAAREILPKEVSMKTAITQTGNLGGFIAGLYQNDLALLGRSMVDVLAEPYRSSLIPGFQSVRNAAMYAGAFAFGISGSGPSMFAFSDNESKAHQVGDLMAKTLTNKGIDCKVFISKINQKGASVMW; via the coding sequence ATGGTCACAGCTTATGCCCCCGCTTCAATAGCCAATGTCAGTTGCGGATTCGATGTATTAGGATTGGCAGTCGATGCGCCAGGCGACGAAGTCAGCGTACAATTCAATGAGATTGGAGAAGTACGAATCGTAGAAATCACAGGAGATGAAGGAAAATTGCCTTTTGAAGTAGAACTCAATACAGCAAGCAAAGCAGTATTGTCTTTGGTACAACACCTCAACTATGAAAAAGGAATAGACATTATTATCCACAAAAAAATGCCTTTTGGCAGTGGCTTGGGATCAAGTGCTGCAAGTGCCGTAGCAGCCGTAGTCGCTGCAAATCATTTGATTGGGATGCCGTTAACCAAAAAAGAACTGCTCGACTTTGCGATAGACGGTGAAGCCGTTGCGAGTGGTGCCCGTCATGCCGACAATGTTGCGCCTTGCTTGTTGGGAGGCGTGGTATTGATTCGGAGTTATGCCCCCATAGACATCATCGAACTACCTGTACCTGATAGCCTTTACTGTACGGTCGTGCATCCTCATGTAGAGATTCTCACCAAAGCTGCTCGTGAAATCCTTCCGAAAGAGGTGAGCATGAAGACAGCGATTACCCAAACGGGAAATTTGGGTGGATTCATTGCAGGATTGTACCAAAATGATTTGGCATTGTTGGGGCGCAGCATGGTAGATGTGCTGGCGGAACCTTACCGTTCTTCCCTCATTCCAGGCTTTCAGAGTGTTCGCAATGCCGCTATGTATGCGGGCGCATTTGCTTTTGGAATTTCAGGTTCGGGTCCTTCCATGTTTGCGTTTTCAGACAACGAAAGTAAAGCACATCAAGTAGGTGATTTGATGGCGAAAACCTTGACAAACAAAGGGATTGACTGCAAAGTGTTTATCTCGAAAATCAATCAGAAGGGGGCTTCGGTGATGTGGTGA
- a CDS encoding restriction endonuclease codes for MPRKKKNDIVPSYDKLLMPTLKALKELGGSGSIEEINEQVYEIIELSEDILQMPHDDNGVQTEIEYRLAWARTYLKKYGLINNSSRGIWAIIDAEIDIKNLTSNEIVRAVRASSKKKLSENKPLKDHKKVENEIEEDLEEEIEWKEELLDVLQNIDPSAFERLCQRLLRESGFTQVEVTGKVGDGGIDGKGIVRISGFLSFHVIFQCKRYKGSITSSQIRDFRGAMQGRADKGLFITTGVFTRDAIKEATRDGAPPIDLIEGELLCEKLKEFGLGVKTELIEKITITEDWFKKI; via the coding sequence ATGCCGAGAAAGAAGAAGAATGATATTGTTCCTTCATATGATAAATTACTAATGCCGACTTTAAAAGCACTTAAAGAACTTGGAGGCTCAGGCTCTATTGAAGAAATAAATGAGCAAGTGTATGAAATAATAGAGTTGAGTGAGGATATTCTTCAAATGCCTCACGATGATAATGGAGTGCAAACAGAAATTGAATATAGGCTTGCTTGGGCAAGGACATACCTAAAAAAATATGGCTTAATTAATAACTCTTCAAGGGGTATCTGGGCAATAATTGATGCAGAAATAGACATTAAAAATCTTACTTCTAATGAAATAGTTAGGGCCGTTAGAGCCTCAAGTAAAAAGAAATTATCTGAAAATAAGCCATTAAAAGACCATAAAAAAGTTGAAAATGAAATAGAAGAAGATTTAGAAGAAGAGATTGAATGGAAAGAAGAATTGCTGGATGTTCTTCAAAATATTGATCCAAGTGCTTTTGAAAGGCTGTGTCAGAGATTATTACGAGAAAGTGGGTTTACACAAGTTGAAGTAACAGGTAAAGTTGGAGATGGTGGAATTGACGGAAAAGGCATTGTACGTATAAGCGGGTTTTTAAGTTTTCATGTTATATTTCAATGTAAAAGATACAAAGGGAGCATTACTTCAAGTCAAATAAGAGATTTCCGTGGGGCTATGCAGGGTAGAGCTGATAAAGGTTTATTCATCACGACAGGTGTGTTTACTAGAGATGCCATAAAAGAAGCCACAAGAGATGGTGCTCCCCCAATAGATTTAATTGAGGGAGAATTACTTTGCGAAAAATTGAAAGAATTTGGATTGGGAGTAAAAACTGAACTAATTGAAAAAATAACAATTACTGAAGATTGGTTCAAAAAAATCTAA